Genomic DNA from Enterococcus saccharolyticus subsp. saccharolyticus:
TTAAAAGCCTTAATCTTTGATTCGGTTTACGATGCTTATCGTGGGGTTGTTTTAAATGTCCGTGTCATGGACGGTGTCATTCGTCCAGGGGATAAAATTAAAATGATGAGTAACGGCAAAACTTTCGATGTTACAGAAGTTGGTGTCTTCTCACCCAAAGCAATCCAACGCGATTACTTGATGGTTGGTGATGTTGGTTATGTGACCGCCGCAATTAAGACCGTTCAAGATACACGTGTGGGTGATACAATTACGTTAGCAAATAATCCAGCAACTGAAGCACTTGAAGGATATCGTCAAATGAATCCTATGGTTTATTGCGGATTGTACCCTATCGATACTTCTCGTTACAACGATTTACGTGAAGCCTTAGAAAAATTACAATTAAACGATGCCGCCTTGCAATTCGAACCAGAAACATCGCAAGCACTTGGATTTGGTTTCCGTTGTGGATTCTTAGGTCTTCTGCACATGGACGTTATCCAAGAACGTTTAGAACGTGAATTTAATTTAGAGTTAATTACAACTGCACCATCAGTAATCTATCATGTCAACAAAACAGATGGGTCTACAGTAATTGTCGATAACCCTGCTGAGTTCCCTGAACCAGTTACCATTGATAGCGTAGAAGAACCTTACGTAAAAGCCCAAATTATGGTACCAAATGATTATGTTGGTGCTGTAATGGAACTTGCACAACGTAAACGTGGCGATTTTGTGACAATGGATTATCTAGATGATTATCGTGTCAATGTTGTTTATGAAATCCCCCTATCAGAAATTGTTTTTGATTTCTTTGATAAATTAAAATCAAGTACCAAAGGCTATGCGTCATTGGATTACGAAATGTCCGGATATCGCACCAGCCGTCTTGTGAAAATGGATATCTTGTTAAACAGCGAAAAAGTCGACGCATTAAGCTTTATCGTTCACCGCGATTTTGCATTCGAGCGTGGAAAAGCCATCGTTGAGAAATTGAAAAAATTAATCCCTCGTCAACAATTTGAAGTCCCTGTCCAAGCAGCAATCGGCCAAAAAATTGTCGCTCGTTCAGACATCAAAGCCTTACGTAAAAACGTTTTGGCAAAATGTTACGGTGGTGACGTTTCTCGTAAGCGTAAATTACTTGAGAAACAAAAAGAAGGTAAAAAACGAATGAAACAAATCGGTTCAGTCGAAGTACCACAAGACGCATTCATGGCAGTTCTTAAGATGGATGATGATGCAAAGTAGATATATCAAGGGTTTAGCAAAATTGCTAAACCCTTTTTTCTTTATTTTAATATGCTAAAATCAGCAATTTATAAAAAATACGACGTTCAGGCATAAAAACACAACGCTTAGGATGAAAACGGTTTCTAACTTCTTTTTCATGATATAGTCATTGTGAAAAAACAAATCAAAAGTGAGGTATAGTGCAGATGAAAAAAATAAAACTTTATCAAGTTTATCCATTAATTTCAAGTTGCAGTTTTATCCTAGCTCAAGTATTCATAACTAATTATAACCTTAGAGAATTCCAACCAATCTTTCAATATCTATATTTTAATATTCTATTTCCAGTAGCTTATATGTTTTTTATGGGTTATCTTATTCCTTTGTTTTTATCAATAAAAGTCACAAAACTTGTTAAACGTATATTAATGGCCAGTACATCAGTCTTTTTACTAGCATGTATGATTATATATATCTACTTCTTTTTCAATAATCATGGGGTTATCTTTACGAATCACCAAGATTTGTTACTAGGGATTTTTAGTGGGCTATTGTTAGGGATTACAAGTGCTTGTTATACAGATGATAATCCTTAAGGAAAACAATATGGACATTAAGTTTATTCTTGTTGAGAATCGTACAGTTGAAGAAGAAGCTTTAAGAAACACACTCAATGAAATGAAAACTTCTGATGAAATACAATTAGGATTTTTAAAATACGGCATTCAATAAATTCCTTTTTTCTAGAACTTTATCCTTTGTTCGCTTTACAGCAAGCACAAATGCTCTTATTGTAGAACTATACTACTTCGAATACTTAAAGGAGCAAACAACCATGAAATCAATCCCTATCCTAAATCATGTATTGGGACCTTTCGAAATCATAAAGCATGAGCATTGGAATAGTGACTACGAAGCTATGATTATTCAATTAAAAGATTCAACTAGAATAAGAACACGTATCGCCAAAAGCACACCTAAAAAGGAAGGATATTTTACAGTGTTTTGGGAAAAAAACGACGTCAACAAAAATATTCCCTTCTCTGATACAAATTCTCCTGAATTATTAGCAATCATTGTCTGTGATTCAAATAGAAAAGGTCTTTTTTTATTCCCCAAAGAGATTGCAATTGAAAAGAAAATCGTATCTACCAATAATGCTAAAGGAAGAATGGCGATGCGTGTGTATCCGACGTGGTGTTTACATTTAAACAAAACAGCAACGGCCACACAAAAATGGCAAATAAACTATTTTAAAGACTTATCAGAGTAAATCCAGTCTACGTTCAGTCATAAATATACTACGTTTTAGACAAAAAAACGTTACCTGATGAAAAACATGTTATGATAAAAATAAAAACGATAAGGAGTTGCTGAAAAATGATTGCAATTATTTTCGACTTTGTTGGTCAACTATTTTCAGGTATTAGTTTTGGAAAAATGAAGGATATTCATGAGGAAGAAAATCAAACAAAATAAGCCATGTAAGAAACGAATCGCTATGAGAAATCCTCTTTTCTTTTAGTTTACTTGTATTTGTCATAGTGCTCTCTGTTTGAAAAAGCATTAATTTAGATAAGCTTATAAAAAAGATGACGAGTTCCATAGTTTCAGTCTGTATGTAGATAACTAGTTTTTTCAAACTATTAACGAAAGAGAGCGCTGGATACAGCCAAATGACCTATCGCTCTCTTTAAACTTTTGTCCCCCTTCATCACCTCAACTATAATCAACGGTATAATAACCAAATCCATGGGTCGAATCACGACCAATATGCAGACGTTTTCCTGCCTCTAACAATGGGGTAAAAGGGGTAATTTCTCCTTTAAAACTGAAGGAACCGATAATATTATCCATACGAAGTTCATTGTCTTTTTGATTCATTGAATAGCGTCTAAATTTATCTCTTTGCCAATTATGATCAACCATTTGCACTTTTTCTACTTCTGCTAACATTGTTTCAAGATTCCATTCCATTTGATGCTTTGTATAAGCCTGCGAAATCAAACTCATTCGCCGTGCAAGTGCCCGAATGATATCCGTAAAAGAAGGCTCTTCAATTAATTCATGACTTTTCTCTAATCGTAGTGGCGTGACAAAATCCATATAAACAAAAGAAGTGTCGACTTGATTGCAGATAAGTGGTTGTGGTCTAGCATTTTTAAGCCACAACTGATTTTCACGCCAAACCAATTTCTGAGTGACAGGATTGGTAATTTTTAGTAACTCAAAAGAAATTTTTTGTACTCCCCATCCCGTATAGTTCATTTGCTGAATAGCATGAATAATTAAACTTATGCCTTCAACATTGATACCAAAGTATGTTAGATCAAACACACATTGGTCGCCTTTATGCCAACTTGTTTTATCTTGTGTCGATACATAGATGACAAAAGGTTTGACTGAGCCTGCAGATGTTTTAGTATCACTAAAATATTTTTTATACGTTTGTAAGTCAACCATCCTATGCAACGTATGGCCAAATATCCCTCTGATTGTTGAGCCAAGATAAGGTGGTAAATTCCCACTTTCTTTTGCAACAAACGTCGCTTGCAGTGTAATCGAATTCATATATTCAAACATTCTCTTCCTCCTAAAGCTAATTTTGGCGCACTTTTTAAAAAAAGCACATTATATATTTTATAGCTTAAAAATGTATAAAATATTCTGATATTTATTGTAATATCCTCTATTATACGCTATTGTATATAAATAAAATAGGAGGTTTACCTGCAATGAAAGTTGATCGTCTTGAATTTAAAAAAGTAGTCAATGATGCTGCTCACCTTCGCTTTAATTATAGCCAAATGCGTATTGCTGATGATAGTGCAGACATTCGGGAGGATGAAATTGAATATTTGATTGATAATAATATTCATCATCGCGTGATGGAGAATTCAAAACGCAGCCTCTTTGGAGACAAAGTTACTATTAATCCGACTGTAGAAAAAGACTACTTACTTTTAAAAAAATATACAGAGTATTTCCGCTAAAAAGAAAGGCAATGAACAGCTAACTATTCATTGCCTTTCTTTTTATTCTTCTATTTTGCCAATCGATACGGTTTTTTTATTATTATACACATCTTTATCTAATGCATCCGCACTATTCGCAACTAATAATGAGACAAATACATCATTATTTACATTTAAGAATGTCCGGAACATCCCCGCAAACCAATCGACACCAATCAATAGCGCAATCGATTCTAATGGTAATCCCAGAGAAGTTGCTAAAAATGTTGCAACAACGGCGGCACTACCTGGCACGGTAATCGTTCCTAACGTCAACATAATTGACAAACCAATACCAATTAATAATTTCATTAGTGGTAGTTCAATGCCTGCGCTTTGTTGCATAAACAAAATCATCACCACATAACACATCGCCGCTCCAGCACTTCCCATAGTCATTCCGACACTCATTGTAAAATTCGTAACATCGCGACGAACGCCAAATTTTTCAACACAATCTTTTAACGCTGTTGGGAATGTGATTGCCGAACTTGTTGTTGTTAACGCCACAATCGACATATCCACAAATTTTTTCGGTAGTAACATTGGATTGACCTGACAGCGAATAGCGACTACTGTTGCCATAATCAACATCATCAATACTACACCAATCAACAAAATACCTAAATATTTAATCATTGGGAAAATAATTTGTAAGCCTGTCGTTCCTGCCACGTTAGCTAATAGACAAAATACCCCAATTGGCGCAACTTTCATCGCTAACTGAATAATATTTAAAATAATCGTATGCACTTCTTTCACACCGTCTAAAACCAATGTGTTGCCTGTTTTTTTAACGAGCATATTTAATCCTGCACCAAAGAAAACTGAAAAGACAATAATTGGAATCATATCTGCAGATGCCATAGATTGAAAGATATTTGTTGAAACAAAATTTGTCACAGTCTCTTGAAACCCTAATGCTTCAGGAACTTCAACAGTCAGATTTTCAGCAGTCATCATGCCTTTCCCAGGTTGAATGATGGTGGCTAACAAGAACCCCAGTGTTGAAGCAATTACTGTGAAAAATAGAATCCATTTGAACGTATTCAACCCCATTTTCACGCCAAATGTGTTGTCTTCTTTTTGTCGTGCCATTTCACCAATCGCAGAAATGACTGATGCCATCACTAAAACAACAATCGACATTTGAATCAAACGAATAAAAATATCTCCAATAAATTTCAAATTGCCTGCCCATTCGCCGACAACCGTTCCAAAAACCATGCCGCCAACTAATGCAATAACCATTTGCGTCGTTGTCGATTTCGTTATAAATGATAATCCCTTCATAACCCCACACTCCTATTTTTTATTAAGAATATTATAACTAAAATTTCTTTATAAAGAATTAGTCATCAAGTATGAGAATAATTCTTTATTTGTCTATTTTAACTAAAAACCAACAAAGGATTTCTTTTTAATTAAACGTGCTTTTTCTTTGCCTTATTTGTTTATTTCTCACAATTATTACATTTTATCCAGACAAGAAAGAAAAACAAAAGATACCTCTTTTTGTTTCTGACTATTTGGTCTAGTGCTGCCGTTCAAACTGCGCTGTTAAACAATATTTACTTCAATAGTCCATGAATTGCGTTAAATCAAATCTGACTTGCCATTTTGTATATTGTATAGTATAACTCTATACAAACAATAAGACATTGTGCTGATATACCAAAAATTTATTTTTTTCGTGCGCAATGTACAAAAAAAGGAGTCCTTATGCAACTTCACGCCTTATTAAATGCAGATGAAACCCATTATATTCAAATTGCTAACCAACAAGCAGACCTTTCTAGAGAAGTGACGACTGTCGGAATGATGGAAGCCCCTGACATTATCGACTTCTTAGTAGAAGGACAACTATTGGTAACAACAGGTTTTCATTTCTATCAAGATATTCCTGCACTAACGAGTTTAATTCAAGAGATGCACCAGCGAAAATGTGCAGCTATCGGTATTAAAGATCAACGCTACTTCAAGCAAATTCCACAAGAAGTATTAGCGATTGCTGATGAATTACAATTTCCCGTACTATTGCTCCCAAAAGATGTTGGTTTATCTGTTGTTGTGCGTGATTTGTTGCATCGCTTATTAGAATCACAATCAAACGCACTGACACGCATTATCGAACACACCAATAAGTTATCAACTTTTATTTTAGAAGAAGGTCACACGAGTCTGTTCTTAGAAAAAATTGCTACGATTATCAATAAAGAACTTTTTTTGATTAATTCGCATTATGTCGTGACCTATACAAGTAAAAATATCCATGTTCATGCCCAACAAATTGGACAAACGTTAAAAACGTCATTCACACAAAAATTATTAGATTTATCCGAACCCTTAATTGGCATGTATGAAAATCATACTGTGGCTATATTGCCGATTAATACTGATTTTCAATCCGATAGCTTATTTTTGGGTATCTTAGATTATGAGCAAGGGAATAAAGAAGCCACACTCTTATTACAACAAATTGTCAACTTGCTGGGTTTCTCTACTCTACGCACATTAATTAACGAAGAAGCCCAACGACAAATTAAAAATGATTTATTTGCATCAATTATTTCTAAAAAAATTGATGCCTCTGTTTTAGCTGAACAATTGCGTTTACAAGAAATTGATACACTCACTTCTCACAAATGTGCCATCCTTTCGATTCATCAACCGTCTACCATGCAGCTAATTAGTTATAAAATGGTTCGCAAAGTTCATGATTATTTAAAATGGTTTTTAGATGAAGAACAATTAGACTATCAATTAGTAATTAATGGAGAAGAATTGGTTTTTCTCATTCCTGCACCCGATATGACGCGTGAGCGATTGCATCAATTACAAGTATTTTTGGCTGAACAAATTCCGACTCCTTATACTTTTGTAATTGGCTATTCCCACAGTGACTTACCTTTAACGCAAACCCACATCTTGGTGAAAGAAGCTAGCGAAGCATTGACCTTACTGACAAATCATCCTGAATTAACGCTGATTGAATATCGTCCTAAAGTAATTTCTGAATTACTGCAATTAATTCCAGCTAGCGAACAAGCAAGTTATATAGAAGATAATTTACTGGCGTTACTTCAATTAGAAAATTCTGTCGAAAAAACTGAGTTAATTGAAACCTTGTATCAGTATTTCTATCATTCACGAGCGATTAATAAAGTTGCTAGTTCACTCTTTTTACATCGGAACACGGTAATTTATCGTTTGAAAAAAATAGAGCAAATTTTAGGTGTTTCTTTAGAAGATCCCGAAGTCCGTATGCGATTGACTGTTGCTATCTTATTACTCAGAAATCATGAGCTCTCTTTATTAGATTCTTCAAATTAAAATGTTTTCCCTCTTTCATGCAACATTTATGTTAAAATAAGAAGAAATGAACAATGAAGTTGAGGTGTCACTGATTGAGAAAAATCAAAATTGATTGGAACTATTGGATTATTCGTTTTCTATTTCTGATGGCGGTTATTTTGGGTTATAAATTCATCTCCAATTATCAAATTGCTGTGAATTCTTTACAGAATTTCCTCCATGTATTGTCGCCATTTATCATGGGATTTATTCTTGCCTATCTCCTAAATGGGGCACAAAAAAGAATCGAAAATTTGTGTCAAAAATTTGGTACCCCCTTTATAAAAAAGAGAAGTCGTGGACTGAGTGTCTTAATTTTATATCTCTGTGCCTTCTATTTGATATTTATTGCCTTAAATTATCTCGTACCACTAATTATCAATAACGTGATTGATTTATTAACACTATTGCCCACGTTCTATAACTATTTAATTGATTTAGCAACTAATTTAGAGGACCAAGGCGTCATTGAATTTATTCGTTTAGAAGAATTACTCACCAATTTAACAGCAGATTATTCTCCTGATAAATTATTATTACAATGGACACAAGCATTAACCTCATTGGGCGCTTTCACCAAAGGCGTGTCTTCATTCGTTATTAACTTCTTCTTATCGGTGATTATCTCCATTTATACCTTGTTGTTTAAAGATTCTATTTTGACTTTCATTGCGCAAGCCTCACGTAAAGTTATGTCTGAATCTGTGTTTAACAGCAGTAGACATTGGATTCAAACCACCAATCAAATTTTTTATAAATTTATTAGCTCGCAATTTATTGATGCGTGCATTGTTGGTGTTTCTGCTTCGATCTTACTCTTATTGATGAATGTAAAATTTGCCATTACCTTAGGATTATTACTAGGTATTTGTAATATGATTCCTTATTTTGGTTCTATTTTTGCCTCGGTTGTCACAGCTGTGATTACGTTCTTTACAGGTGGATTAAGTCATGCGGTTTCTGTCTTATTTGCGTTGATTGTCTTGCAACAAATTGATGGAAATATCATTGGACCACGTATTATGAGTGGCGCGTTAAACTTAAATCCTATTATTATTATTATTTCCATAACTATTGGCGGCGCCTATCTCGGTATTCTTGGTATGTTTTTAGCCGTACCGATTGCGGCTATTTTAAAAATTATTGTGACCAACTGGTTAGACGATTCTATGAAAGAAACAAGTCTGTGACATCTATTTCTTAAGAAGAAAATATCCGAACTATATAAAATGAGCGGTGTTACGCTCTCTATAGTTCGGATATTTTTGTCTTGTTTTTACTTAGATTACACGATTGTGCTAAATTACTTCTTCTGAGCGTTTTTTCGCTTCTTCAACAAATTCAGTCATTTGCTGGGCAAGATTTTCTCGTAATGTCGTGACTGACTGCGCGACTAACTGTTTGTTGGCTACTAATTGACGACCATTGA
This window encodes:
- the lepA gene encoding translation elongation factor 4; translated protein: MHNLEEMKKRQEKIRNFSIIAHIDHGKSTLADRILEKTNTVSSREMQAQLLDSMDLERERGITIKLNAVELNYTAQDGETYIFHLIDTPGHVDFTYEVSRSLAACEGAILVVDAAQGIEAQTLANVYLALDNDLEILPVINKIDLPAADPERVRKEIEDVIGIDASEAVLASAKAGIGIEDILEQIVEYVPQPQGDLDAPLKALIFDSVYDAYRGVVLNVRVMDGVIRPGDKIKMMSNGKTFDVTEVGVFSPKAIQRDYLMVGDVGYVTAAIKTVQDTRVGDTITLANNPATEALEGYRQMNPMVYCGLYPIDTSRYNDLREALEKLQLNDAALQFEPETSQALGFGFRCGFLGLLHMDVIQERLEREFNLELITTAPSVIYHVNKTDGSTVIVDNPAEFPEPVTIDSVEEPYVKAQIMVPNDYVGAVMELAQRKRGDFVTMDYLDDYRVNVVYEIPLSEIVFDFFDKLKSSTKGYASLDYEMSGYRTSRLVKMDILLNSEKVDALSFIVHRDFAFERGKAIVEKLKKLIPRQQFEVPVQAAIGQKIVARSDIKALRKNVLAKCYGGDVSRKRKLLEKQKEGKKRMKQIGSVEVPQDAFMAVLKMDDDAK
- a CDS encoding PucR family transcriptional regulator yields the protein MQLHALLNADETHYIQIANQQADLSREVTTVGMMEAPDIIDFLVEGQLLVTTGFHFYQDIPALTSLIQEMHQRKCAAIGIKDQRYFKQIPQEVLAIADELQFPVLLLPKDVGLSVVVRDLLHRLLESQSNALTRIIEHTNKLSTFILEEGHTSLFLEKIATIINKELFLINSHYVVTYTSKNIHVHAQQIGQTLKTSFTQKLLDLSEPLIGMYENHTVAILPINTDFQSDSLFLGILDYEQGNKEATLLLQQIVNLLGFSTLRTLINEEAQRQIKNDLFASIISKKIDASVLAEQLRLQEIDTLTSHKCAILSIHQPSTMQLISYKMVRKVHDYLKWFLDEEQLDYQLVINGEELVFLIPAPDMTRERLHQLQVFLAEQIPTPYTFVIGYSHSDLPLTQTHILVKEASEALTLLTNHPELTLIEYRPKVISELLQLIPASEQASYIEDNLLALLQLENSVEKTELIETLYQYFYHSRAINKVASSLFLHRNTVIYRLKKIEQILGVSLEDPEVRMRLTVAILLLRNHELSLLDSSN
- a CDS encoding dicarboxylate/amino acid:cation symporter, which encodes MKGLSFITKSTTTQMVIALVGGMVFGTVVGEWAGNLKFIGDIFIRLIQMSIVVLVMASVISAIGEMARQKEDNTFGVKMGLNTFKWILFFTVIASTLGFLLATIIQPGKGMMTAENLTVEVPEALGFQETVTNFVSTNIFQSMASADMIPIIVFSVFFGAGLNMLVKKTGNTLVLDGVKEVHTIILNIIQLAMKVAPIGVFCLLANVAGTTGLQIIFPMIKYLGILLIGVVLMMLIMATVVAIRCQVNPMLLPKKFVDMSIVALTTTSSAITFPTALKDCVEKFGVRRDVTNFTMSVGMTMGSAGAAMCYVVMILFMQQSAGIELPLMKLLIGIGLSIMLTLGTITVPGSAAVVATFLATSLGLPLESIALLIGVDWFAGMFRTFLNVNNDVFVSLLVANSADALDKDVYNNKKTVSIGKIEE
- the cas6 gene encoding CRISPR system precrRNA processing endoribonuclease RAMP protein Cas6, which produces MFEYMNSITLQATFVAKESGNLPPYLGSTIRGIFGHTLHRMVDLQTYKKYFSDTKTSAGSVKPFVIYVSTQDKTSWHKGDQCVFDLTYFGINVEGISLIIHAIQQMNYTGWGVQKISFELLKITNPVTQKLVWRENQLWLKNARPQPLICNQVDTSFVYMDFVTPLRLEKSHELIEEPSFTDIIRALARRMSLISQAYTKHQMEWNLETMLAEVEKVQMVDHNWQRDKFRRYSMNQKDNELRMDNIIGSFSFKGEITPFTPLLEAGKRLHIGRDSTHGFGYYTVDYS
- a CDS encoding AI-2E family transporter, with product MRKIKIDWNYWIIRFLFLMAVILGYKFISNYQIAVNSLQNFLHVLSPFIMGFILAYLLNGAQKRIENLCQKFGTPFIKKRSRGLSVLILYLCAFYLIFIALNYLVPLIINNVIDLLTLLPTFYNYLIDLATNLEDQGVIEFIRLEELLTNLTADYSPDKLLLQWTQALTSLGAFTKGVSSFVINFFLSVIISIYTLLFKDSILTFIAQASRKVMSESVFNSSRHWIQTTNQIFYKFISSQFIDACIVGVSASILLLLMNVKFAITLGLLLGICNMIPYFGSIFASVVTAVITFFTGGLSHAVSVLFALIVLQQIDGNIIGPRIMSGALNLNPIIIIISITIGGAYLGILGMFLAVPIAAILKIIVTNWLDDSMKETSL
- a CDS encoding MepB family protein translates to MKSIPILNHVLGPFEIIKHEHWNSDYEAMIIQLKDSTRIRTRIAKSTPKKEGYFTVFWEKNDVNKNIPFSDTNSPELLAIIVCDSNRKGLFLFPKEIAIEKKIVSTNNAKGRMAMRVYPTWCLHLNKTATATQKWQINYFKDLSE